In Erigeron canadensis isolate Cc75 chromosome 8, C_canadensis_v1, whole genome shotgun sequence, the DNA window ATCTAATCAAATTACCATGTACATAATTTATAAGGAAAAATGCACACAAGTATTGAGAAAcggtttttttgtgtgtgttttttttcagTTAGGGTCGGTTCCTAAGGATtaagttctcatggttcttaacaaattcaattatataattttttttttaaaaaatgaccaTTAATGTTATAAagtaaaattttcttttggtacCCATAAAAAAATGGGTCTTACCGATTGAATGGTCCGGTGAAGTGTTAGGATCGAGGCAAACAAGCTTTTTTTTTACGtcaatttttttgttaaaagaatcGTGAGTTAAGGTAATCTAATCAAATTACCTTGTACATAATTTATAAGGCAAAATGCACACAAGTATTGAGAAacggtttttttttgtgttttttttttcaattaggGTCGGTTCCTAAGGATTAAGTTCTCGTGGTTCTTAACGAATTCAattatataaatcttttttaaaaaatgaccaTTAATGTTATAAagtaaaattttcttttggtacCCATAAAAAAAATGGGTCCCGAATGGGGTCAGACTTGCCCACCCCACGGTCCCACCCCTGCTTTCCATGTCATCTGTCAATGTACAATGGGGAGGCTTATCTTGTAGTGCAATTTGTTTCTTATTACAAGTGGAACTATTTTGGCGAATGTTTGATTATGGTCAAAAATAAAACAGCCAGTTACGTGGGGAGGACCTGCAAGGACTAACTCTAGAGGAACTTCAGCGGTTGGAGAGCTTGCTTGAAGGAGGGCTTAATCGTGTGCTCAAAACAAAGGTTGTTGCTACGATTGTTAGTGTTAATGTTCTAGGCTAATAGCTTCGGTTTCAGCATAATCCTTGACAGAAAAAAAACTATGTTTACTTTTTTCAGGATGAACGGATTGCGAATGAGATTGCAACTCTTCAACAAAAGGTTATAAATGTTTTACCCTTTAAGCGGCGTTTTAGTACTTTTAGACGTTTAGTTCCACAAGCGAAAAAGTTTATAAGTGCGAAGTACTAACATTGACTTTCTAAAGTACAAGTATAGATGTTATTGCTTTCATAGAACTAGCTCtataaattgaaagaaaaaaaaaatctttaaaaacttGTACTAGTAACAAGCTTTAAAGATAGATTATTTTAACTGCGTAGAGTTTAAAAGTGGTTAATTAGTGGAGGGTTAGTATATTTGGTAGAGACTCTTACCTCTTGGGGTGTATAGAATTATCTGGGAGTAACATAGGTGTTGTCAAGAATTTGTCATTTAAAAAGAATTGGTCAAAAGTTGAATCTAAAATTATGGAGAAATATCAACTTTCCATACATTTCAAGGTACTAACTacacttaatatataaaaatgcaGGGCTTTCAGTTGATGGAAGAGAACAAGCTCTTGAAACAACAAGCAAGACGTTTAATTACTCATTATGTTTcattcaattttttatttgcttttattTCTCCATTTCAATTAAGTACCTTTTGTTGGTATGTTTATAGATGATGACTATGGGTTCAAATGGCAAGAGACCACGGACAACTGGTACCGAGATGGATAACATGGTAATTAGTTCTGATGACCAAGGGCAGTCGTCGGAATCTGTCACTACGAATGTATACAGTTGCAATAGTGGACCTCCTCCCGAGGACGATTGCTCTGATACTTCTCTTAAGCTAGCGTaagcttctttttctttttctttttttctttggtCACGCCGTTACCTATGAATATAAACC includes these proteins:
- the LOC122611342 gene encoding MADS-box protein AGL24-like, which codes for MAREKIKIKKIDNITARQVTFSKRRRGLLKKAEELAVLCDADVALVIFSATGKLFEYASSSMHELLGKYKLHSTYNNSDDVSEPSLNLQLMEGDQARMGKEVVDKNRELSQLRGEDLQGLTLEELQRLESLLEGGLNRVLKTKDERIANEIATLQQKGFQLMEENKLLKQQMMTMGSNGKRPRTTGTEMDNMVISSDDQGQSSESVTTNVYSCNSGPPPEDDCSDTSLKLALPFN